acaaaaaaacaaaaagaaaacacacccacaaatacaaacacaaacacatataatCCCCTTCCCTGTGATAACACCCAACTACTTCAACCCTCCACTCCCTATATAAATTCCTAAagcccttcctcttcccagCCCTTCTTACAAATGACTTGAagcgttttgtttgttgttaatttttttttttctcgtttgcatgtttgtttgtaacTGCCGCAAAAGGTGAGGAAAGAAGCGGCACAAGAAAAAtcatagtaataataataaaaacaactaTAACgagtaaaaataataataatagtaatagaaaTAATAGGAGAAGAGAAGTAAAATTAACGGCGACCACCACTTTCTTGGTGTTGAGcaaatcaaacaaacaaacaaacatgcaaaggagtggttttttttcttgtttaaaaaaggggaggggatcACATGACGTCACAACTTCTCGAGAGCCTCACGATATTTTGCCGCATCCTCAGCAAAGGCGGTATGGTCAGTAGGTAATGTCTTCCAATTCATACTTAAGCCCTCTTGAGTAGAGCGGCGCGGTATGATATGAAAGTGTACATGTGGCACCTCCTGATGCGCCAAGCTGCCATTGTTTTGTAACACATTGTATTGTGTTTTTACTTCACCGTCTCCAGCAACTGCACGGGCAACTTTTGCCATCGTACTGCCGAGTTCAGCCGCCGTATCCGGCTCCACTTCGTGCAGAAACTCCGCATGAGCCTTCGGTATAACAAGCAGATGTCCACGCGAGAGGGGGTTGATATCCATGAAGGCAAGAACTTTGGCCGTTTCCACAACTTTATGGCATGGAATCGCTCCCTCCACAATCTTACAGAAAATGCAGTTGGACATATCGATGTTGATTAAAGTAAGGATAtctctgttgttgctggttctcttttctttttcctccttcgttccttccttcctttcttctttggttTCTGCGATCACTTATAATAACGAtaacagaaataataaaGGTTAGGATACTATGGAAGGTGTTCGCTAGTCCTTGTAACAGTGCTTATTCTTCTCGTTTTGTGATGTATCGAATCCTTCTAAGGAAGACAAGGACGGAAGGATGGAGGGAATGaattcatttcttttccaGAAATATAGAACGTGATGTAAACGACACAGGCCATAAAAAAGATTgcagaaataaagaaaaaaaaacagcgcaGAAATTTTGGTGGGAATGACGGCAACAGACTCAAGCATATACGCACACAAACAGGGGTAGACACAAACATAAAAGTCGCTTGTGTACAACGATACTGGGAAGCCAACACTGGTATGAACAGCAACAttaatgattttttttaaaaaaggaactaaaaaggaaacaataatCTACTTTTTGGGAGGGTTAGGGAAGGATAGCAAAATATCACCACGTACTCACcccctcctcatttttttttggaataaGCGGCACCTAAGGGACATCAGcgtaaaagcaaacaaaaataaaccaacAGGGCAAAACCAAAGCCACGAGCTGAAACAATCACTCAATGTAGTATTGATCTCTTGAAAGCACGGGTAGATGTTTTACCACCACCAAATGGGGTAGTGGCAGCAGCTGATGGCAAAAAAGTGTCCCCGTCCGCTATCGAAGAACTTAAAACATGTCGCCGCTTTTGACTGTTGCGGGCCTTCACAGAGCTTAGTGAACGCTCATGTCCTCTATCAAGTGAATCATCCTGCCTTGATTGGGAGTCTGTTTGCTTGGATTGCGTAGCTGTTGCCTCAGTTTCTGCAGCCCGGCGCTCCTCCTGCACTACTGCGTACCGTAAAACACTCAACCGCTTCGTTATTGGTTGGTCTCTGATAGTTCCCTCTAACGGATCGTCCGCTGCAGACGTCTTACTATCGTCTAATATCCTGCTCGTCTTCCTACGCGACGACACCTTCACTGCTGATGCCGCCACCGCCTCGTGAGGCGCTTCCTCCACTGAGCGTTCTTTTTCTCCAACGAACCTTAcatccttctctttttgcttctgagGGCCTTTGGTCCGGTGGTAGCCCTCCTTTCGCTTCGCCAAGCGCTCCGCTACGATTTCAGCAACGCTACTCCCAAGTGGTGCAAATGCCATCGCATGATATCGACCACCTTGGCTACTTTCTTTAACGTGAGTTAGCATCGCCTCCACAATAAATCTCGAATTCTGAAGGGCACTTTCCACCATCGCTTCGCACCGCTCCGCGCGCTGGGAAGACATCAACATACTCCCCTGCATTGTGTTGAGAAGTGGTCCCTGGCTACTCCGCAGAGCCTCCGCTTCCTCTAACGACTTATATGCCGCAAACCCTCGCTCTGCCAAGGCGGCTACAGTGCTCTGTAACACTTCATAGGCTGAGGTGAGCTCGGGTAGTACGCTCCCGGCACATGGATTCTCGGTAACACTTTGTATGATGGCTTTCGTTACATTGAGGATTGTGCGCCCCTCAGCCTCGATTAGAAGAAGCCCATAGGTAAGGAAGCTAGTGCTGCAGTCCAGTGATATCTCGAACACATTTCCATTGGGTGTTGTTGCCGCCACGAACACCATCGCAAGATGTGCAACGAGTCGTTGCGTTATGGCGGCTGCGAGCATCGGCTGCCGAAGCCAGT
This portion of the Trypanosoma brucei brucei TREU927 chromosome 7, complete sequence genome encodes:
- a CDS encoding adenosine 5'-monophosphoramidase, putative (similar to SP:O07513: Hit protein. {Bacillus subtilis}), which encodes MSNCIFCKIVEGAIPCHKVVETAKVLAFMDINPLSRGHLLVIPKAHAEFLHEVEPDTAAELGSTMAKVARAVAGDGEVKTQYNVLQNNGSLAHQEVPHVHFHIIPRRSTQEGLSMNWKTLPTDHTAFAEDAAKYREALEKL